In Rhodamnia argentea isolate NSW1041297 chromosome 5, ASM2092103v1, whole genome shotgun sequence, the DNA window agagcgaacgagccgaaggacagagggagagagcgcCGGAGGAGAGACGAGCAGCAAAAATCATAGTGGTCGACGTTGGGGTTGGTTTAGCGGGACAGAGAGGAGTGACACAGAGGAAGGGGTGTGAGATTTTTTAAGGAAGTAAAGAGACGGGTGGGGGGATATTTTCtcgcagagaggagagagagatgagaagtgTGAGATGTTTTCGGTgatgttttcaaaaagtaaagagagagaagggggggagagagaagagagagggagagagagaggaggagagaggtgAGGCGCGTGTcagagattttttcaaaagtaaagagaggaggggaggaaaCGTGAGAGAGGAGGGAAAGCGGGTAGACCGCATATTAcaggatttttttattgtttatttattttctaggctgATTGAGATCAAATTACGAGAGTATTCATGGCATTagctttgtttttattataagaactatttctgtaaatttttcattttataaaaaattatagaaataataatatatcatacatatatacaaatatatttaatatacaacgtgtccccaacgtgtcgaaaatttctattttttagaaatgacgtgtcgacgtgtcgtgtcgtgtcgtatcgcgTGTCCCgtatcggtgtcggtgctacttagctcAAAAGCTAAAgcataagattaaaaaaaaacaggtgaAGCGAgaatatatagcagtagcttTAGTAGCATATCAAGGGATACATATTTGTAGGATGCTTTGTGAATTGATGCATAAACATAAAGGTCCTACCAAATTGATGTGTGATAACAACTAGGCAATTGCATTAACGAATAATCTTGTTTTCCATGGCGGGAGCAAACACATCGACATCAAGTATCACTATATCTATGAGCTGGTCAAAGAAGGTGGGATTAAGCTTGATTTCTATAGGTCCGAAAACCAGATTGCATATATCCTAACAAAACCATTGAAGGCAGATTTGTTCGAAAAATTGAAGATGATACTTCGTGTTGTGTAtttccaaaatcaattttaagggaGGCCGTtagaaataattaaattgatttgttggttgaaaaggaaaagttgaAGTTTGCTTTTACTGAGGCAATGTTATGTGACGATGCGCTTAAAGGAGTCTAGGTGGAGAATTTGGATTttacttcttcattttttacttttcaaactCCTTGACTTGGGGAAGAAGCCAACTCATTGGCTTGGGCAAGAAGCAAAGTCCTTATCTTAGGCTAGAAGCAAGGTTGAAGTTTCTCTATAGGAAACTGCTAACCTAACGATCGATAATCTTGTAAGTTATTTGTTACCACacaatctctcaatcaatgagtactttatgcaaaacacataGTGATGGTGTGTAAATCTAGGATTAAGATTGTACCATTTTCGACGATACTATCAtgcaagcattttccttttctataaaTACATTAGGAAATCTTTTTAATTGTTGTAGAAGCATATAGAGCATAAGagtgagagagtttgagagaaaTTCTTGCTTGTATTTTATCCATTTGTAAAACCCTTGCAAAGGCATTTTGAATACTACTCTCATCTTTGTATATTCGTGTTCTCTCCACTTTAAACCCTCCAAATTTTCTCGTCCCTTTTGGTTCCTAGAGAAACAACagttattttacattttttttttcctgatggCGTAGGATTTATGATTGTGCGAACCTGGTTTGTGGCTCACTGGTTTATTGTGCCCAGCTCGAAACTCCTCGATCACCTGTATTTGGTTGTAGTCCATTTAACCTATATAACCCGTTTTGAAACTCGCAACAATTTAGGAAATTAATCCAGCTAGTTATTGATCCTCAGAAATCCGAAGATTTCATCTTTCAGTTGTTGATGCTATTCACTCACGATGACCACATCATCTAGCAAATTCCAAAGTAATACAGAAAGTGAGTTGTGGAATCATATTCGTTCTGTtcttttccccttccttttGCAAAGTGGAAGCTAATCCACTAATCAAACTGATTACAAAGTTACAGACATTGCAGACTCACCATGTAACAGACGATACTTAAACAAGTGCAAAGCACAAAGACTGAACCATATTCATGGCTTACAGGGGATGAAAACGAGGTACTATTGCATCCTGTGGTAAAGAGCATCCAAGAACGAAGGACTGACTCTGGGTTATTGCAAAAAGGGTCCTCAATTATCAATGTTTTTGCTCAGAACCCTGAGATGTATATATGCCTTTTTTATACAATCTTTGGAGGTGATAAAGTTACTGATTAGCATATTGTAGGCAATCAGCGGTTGAGAATGTGGCATTGTCTGTTCATACTTGCTGTGCCGGAGATATGTCATAATTCGGGTTAAAATTCGACAGTGGATGAAAAGAAAGGGAATTTGAAGTGAGACGTGGCCTCTTGACAAGAAAGAATGTTTCTTTGGTTCTATCAGGAAGCTCATTGTGCCCCACAATAAGAGAATGAAAACTAAGTTGCATGTCTTCACAAGAATCTCCAGTTACCTAGATCGCCTTATTGACATATCTTTAACCATGTATTAGAGATGCATGGATCGCCTCTTATGAGGCATCTTCACATTCTTCAAACTGCCTTGATTGAGTTGTCACGCATGTCCACGAAAAGCGATTATCAGCCTTCTCATCTTGTATTCCTTTCAAGAGATCGAGGACGAATTCTCTGATCAAGATTTAAGAACCCAACACCGGTTAATATGAGACAGTAGCAAAAGCCAGCAACAATCAAAAACCTCACAGAACTGAGGTGTACACTGATGTATCTTTAGAAACAAAGGCTCAACAGAATGCGACATCAGATTATCACAAACTCATTGTCTAAGCCTCAGCCTAGAAAGTCAAGAAGGGCGTAGAAATCAAGTCTTTCTGCTGTCACTATTGTTACCCACGAATCAAAATGCTCATAAACACCAGTCATTGACAACCAATGTTTTGTCTACCTAGTAAAGCTCAGGTGGtgaagaatcaagaaaaaagcTTTTGGTCTTTGGGATCTGAACAATTCAATCATGGTGAAAACAAGTAAGGGAAAAGGCACCAAAAACCTAGATGCAGTAATCAATCTGGTATCTCAATGGCAAACAAAGATGTGCTGTACCTGTACAAGAacagaatgaagaagaagaagaattgattACCTCGCCTCCTGAAGCATAATAAAAAGGAACGGGTTTAGGTGATATTCGTGCATGACCCCCTCCACCATGTTCTTAGCGAACACCGGGACTGATTGGGGCGCCAAAATGTAGCCCGTTCTTTCAACTTCAAGTAATGATTGGCGAGTACTTCCACAGCAGGCTTCCACTCCGAACCCCGTCGGCTAAGACTCCAAAGCTTTATGGAAAGGTTTTCCATATCCCCGTGTTCTCTGCACCAGAAACTCAGCAGCGGAGGATGAAGTTTCTGAGCTTCTCTTGTTTGAGAAGGGATGGAAATATATACCGCACTCTTATGGATTTGGAGCCATGCCTGATTTGTCTGACTCTTTGGTGAGATTCCACCTACTTTTCCTTCGTCGTCCTTATCTTCTTCTCTTCTGTTACTTTTTTCCTTCAACTTGATTCTCAAGTGCTCGCAACTTCCGCCGGAAGTTGAGTTGATGGAGACCCAACTGCTGGTCCTACCAGGATGCTTCTAGTCCATGTATTCgctttagtttttctttctcttcttctttttatggatGAAAAGCTAAGCAATAACTTTCACTAGAGTTTACACCTCCTAGCACTACTTTTTACAGCTAAACAAGAAGGTTCTTGATTTAATCTAGGTCGtgtttgtatatttgaaatgcATCATTTCACCAAAactacgaaaaatattttgttccTTTCTTGAGTTCGAATGAGATTTGTGAATATTTAATCGATGTCATTTTCTTGAGAGGAGAAAACATATCTAATCCCGACTTCTGTTGATGACTCTTCCCGAAGTAAAATGATAATATCAATTTGATGAAATTCCAAAGAccatgatttttctttcttttccaggtaTCATACTTCTTACTCGAGCGAAGATTTGGCCAGCCGGTGAGCTGGAGCTTTTATTTGAGACTAAAGTTCGGCACTTCAGAATTTTATTCAATATAAGGTCCACTTTGGAcctcatttgagaaaatagCCCCACGTTGGGCCCTTGTTTGAATTTTTCCGAAATAATTATTGAGTAAGAGAGATTAGATAGGAAATATTTGAAGCAATACTAGTGTCTGAAAGATCAAGATCATACACAGAGTGAGAGGCCAAGTTAATAATGAAAAGCTTACACTGCACAAGAACATGATAAATAACACTGGAACATTTATAGAGTAGCATAACACTGGCAATCCATAGTAACGACTAATATCTACACCATAATCTCTTCCCCTAGTATGACTTGCAATAAGGCCACCAGTCCGTGCTAGTCGAAGCTCCAAAGATCAGAGAAATAAATACCATCATTCGGAGAATACTGCGCATAATGTTCATCGCTAGTTCCGTCAACAAGCCAATTATCATCGCAGAACGATCTTTCCATCCCGAGCATGTGGGGCTGCTGAGGAACCGACACACTGCTGTCCGGCATGTCATGATTCAGCGTAGTATGGGTCGAACTTTTGGGTTCAACAGTCTCTGCTGGAGATGTCTGAGGGAGacgaaggaaagaaaacaacTCAAATTCAGGCTTTGCTTGTGCTTCATCATGTCTAAAGCAATCTAAAGCAACCTTTGCTCACCTGTGCACTAATTTCTGGCGTCCCTTCATCTTGGGAATTATTCAGATTACTAGGGCCGCTTAAATCGGTTGAAGTACTCACTGTTGCGGACTTTGCTTTCTCACTTTTCTTGTTTGTTATGTGACAGAGGACCAACGCCGTCTACAAAGACAGAGTGATGCCAGGGATGAGTTTCAGGGTTACATAACGGAAACTCCATTGGTGCGCGAAAGTACTTTGTGCGCAAGATACATCACACGTTATCAAAATTGAACTAGTTCTTATTTCAAGAACAAATTATCCCCTTTGTTGCAGCAGAATCACTGTCCTTTTGGCAGTATAAGCTAAAGTAGTCACTGGAACTAAAGCATTAGTCATGGATCCATCACTTAAAATGATTATCTGTAGGTTTTGTTTCTCCATCTTCCTCGTGAAATTCTATGAAACACTGTAGAAAATGTTCTGACTCGCATATACTACTGTTGGAAGTTCAACTGGAATTAAAGGGAAATCACGCTTAAATTATCTTCGGACATAGGGAGGAACTAGAAAATCATGAAACCAGAAAACCGGaaacatcaagaagatgaaTGAGGAACATATGTACAGAAATGGTGATATCAATTTTACCTGCACTTGTAACCATGTTAGAGACGCTCAATTAGgggaagcaaaagaagagaagtCGAATACCGGGTCCGAAATTTCACTATCCGAAACATTCGAATTTAGGTGATACTCGTACATGCCAATGTTGGTCCTATGGGCATTTCTTTGCGGACCTTTGTGGTAAACCAAGCTCCTCCTGAGCCCTATCTCTTCACCGGTGTCCGGTGCTCGTACAAAACGTTTGGTACTTGTCTCTTTCCAAAATCCGAACCGTGTCTTCCTCTTTTGACCACCATCACGgggacaaaagaagaaacactcGCTTCTATCCGACGGTATACTTGACAATTCTACAACCAAAGATTGGTTAAATGTTAATTCAACAAAGGTCTGATAGGTAACTCTCAATTACCATCaaaagattagaaaatagagaaatagagaACGCTAAGGACTAAATGTAAGTAACCATTGTATCGTGTGAATAACTCCGGAGGCTCACAGTTGTAGATGTCTAGCTCGGGAATTACGCAAATGGCTTCCATTCCTCCTCTGAGCTTTTTCGTCAAGTGATGACCGATGAGCTCATCTTCGGTCGGTTTGAATCTAAGTCCCACCGGCCACACATCCGTCGATTCTTCCATGCTAAATGCTTGCTGTCTCACATTCGATTCTGCAATAGGAAAAAGAGGGGAAGAGTAGAGAATGAGACTAGTGAAGTGAGCAGAGGAATGGAAGCAAAACAGAGGAAACAGAGTTCACTCTTGGCTTGGCTTTGGCTCTGCTTGAGTGTGTTTGACTCCAAGTCCAGGCACTTCCAAGTGGGTCAATTTATAACCACAAAAACACAAGTAATTTTCTTGACCCTTGTTTGAGAAGGCAAACTACTGTTCAAGTGGGTCCCAACCCAAGCTCAAGACGATGACGTTTTCTGTAAAAGCAGCTTCTCCGAAGTCCCGCCACGCTGTTTCAGCCAATAGGAACATATGGAGTTTGAGTAGTGTTTTCTCAGTGAAGAAGACTCTAGAATTTTATGCATGTGACCATGGAGATCATTACATGAAGTGGTCTCAAGAGATTCCTCAGTGAAGAACATTCTAGAATTCCAAGTGAGATGCATAGTGGGAGCAACGCCGTTGAAAGTGAAAGAGATGGGAAGATTCTCGTTAGCATGACGCCAAAGGACAACCGATTTCTCTTTATACATTATATGCATAGTAATATGTTCTTGATTAAAGAAAGTTTAGCTTTTCATTGGAATTTAGAACATTTACGTAGTAATTCTCATGTACACATTTTGTCTTTCCGGCGATTATCGCTGTCAAAGTTTGTTCGTTATCGGTTCGATAATTTACCGATTCTACCCAGCATTTGAATACCAACCTTGTACAAATTAGTAATTGTTGTATGAAGGAACGTATTCGTAAATTTTCCATTAAAGCGGGTAAATTCGACATCGAGGTAGTAAACTTTGAATCTTATATATTTCCGTAAATCACATTAGATTAGATTATGCCTTTAAAGTTAGTAGAAGAACGATAAATGTTCAAACAAAGTTAGTGTATACATATGTGTATTGCTTTAAGTTGTTAAAATATATATCTCAAGTTTAAGCTTATCGAACGGAACTTTGACAAAATGTTATCGTTCTATGCCCAAAATGTAGGGGATTTACTTCTTGGCCCGAAAGTCTAATGCCGTACTCCACCAATGGCAAGATCAAGACTTGATTACACAACTTTCAAAACCTTTATGACTTGATTCACTTTGTTAAATATTTAGGATTTGGTCGCGTTTTCTACGAAACGTTTAGGACAATGCAATTTTCACCAGAAGAAATTCAAACCTTGCACATGTCATCTGCGAACATAGTTCATCGtctaaaaacattttcctaccGTTTCTCGTGCAACCAACTCGATCCGTAGGGCCAACTCGTTGCTCGTTAATCAAATGTGCTTCAGTCATGGTCCATTTAGCCAAGGTagcccaattttatttttgaaaacgTGAACCCCTTTATGGCTACGTTTTGTAGCCTAGATAAAATTTAGGATAGGATCAAATTAATCATATCATGTACTTGGTTCCTACTCATAGGAGACATATAGTGTGGATAAAAATATCCCATAGGagaggtgggataa includes these proteins:
- the LOC115746582 gene encoding NAC domain-containing protein 71-like isoform X6 produces the protein MEESTDVWPVGLRFKPTEDELIGHHLTKKLRGGMEAICVIPELDIYNCEPPELFTRYNELSSIPSDRSECFFFCPRDGGQKRKTRFGFWKETSTKRFVRAPDTGEEIGLRRSLVYHKGPQRNAHRTNIGMYEYHLNSNVSDSEISDPTALVLCHITNKKSEKAKSATVSTSTDLSGPSNLNNSQDEGTPEISAQTSPAETVEPKSSTHTTLNHDMPDSSVSVPQQPHMLGMERSFCDDNWLVDGTSDEHYAQYSPNDGIYFSDLWSFD